The proteins below come from a single Alosa sapidissima isolate fAloSap1 chromosome 23, fAloSap1.pri, whole genome shotgun sequence genomic window:
- the pou4f1 gene encoding POU domain, class 4, transcription factor 1 yields the protein MMSMNSKQAHFAMHPSLPEHKYTTLHSSSEAIRRACLQTPQLQNNIFASLDETLLARAEALAAVDIAVSQGKTHPFKPDATYHTMNSVPCSSTSTVPLAHHHHHHHHHPHQNLEPPDLMDHINSQSLSLMTSAHDGAGGGGGGGGGGLISTSAHPHSHMHGLSHLSHQAAMNMNSPLTHHGLLPGHHGGGQGAPGLNNGLPSITDSDTDPRELEAFAERFKQRRIKLGVTQADVGGALANLKIPGVGSLSQSTICRFESLTLSHNNMIALKPILQAWLEEAEGAQREKMNKPDLFNGSEKKRKRTSIAAPEKRSLEAYFAVQPRPSSEKIAAIAEKLDLKKNVVRVWFCNQRQKQKRLKFSAAH from the exons ATGATGTCCATGAACAGTAAACAGGCACATTTCGCCATGCATCCGTCCTTACCGGAGCACAAGTACACGACTCTGCATTCCAGCTCAGAAGCCATCCGAAGAGCCTGTCTGCAAACTCCACAG ctgcagaaCAACATATTCGCAAGTCTGGATGAAACTCTGTTGGCCCGTGCCGAAGCTCTGGCGGCTGTGGACATCGCGGTGTCTCAGGGCAAGACTCACCCATTCAAGCCGGACGCGACCTACCACACCATGAACAGCGTGCCATGCTCCTCTACCTCCACTGTGCCACTGgcccatcaccatcatcaccaccaccaccatccccaccAGAACCTGGAACCTCCGGACCTCATGGACCATATCAACTCCCAGTCGCTTAGCCTCATGACCAGCGCGCACGACGGGGCCGGAGGTGGCGGCGGTGGGGGCGGCGGGGGTCTGATCTCCACCTCGGCTCACCCACACTCGCACATGCACGGCTTGAGCCACCTCTCTCATCAGGCTGCTATGAACATGAATTCGCCCCTGACACATCACGGGCTCTTGCCCGGACACCATGGTGGTGGTCAGGGCGCACCGGGACTCAACAATGGACTGCCCTCAATCACTGACTCGGACACAGACCCAAGGGAGCTAGAGGCTTTTGCGGAGCGTTTCAAACAGAGACGAATCAAGCTCGGGGTTACCCAGGCGGACGTTGGCGGTGCCCTAGCTAACCTGAAAATTCCCGGTGTGGGCTCGCTAAGCCAAAGTACCATTTGTCGATTCGAATCGTTAACTCTGTCGCATAACAATATGATCGCACTCAAACCCATTCTACAGGCATGGCTGGAAGAGGCCGAGGGTGcccagagagagaaaatgaacaaACCCGACCTTTTTAATGGAAGCGAGAAGAAGCGAAAGAGAACGTCAATAGCAGCACCAGAGAAACGTTCTTTGGAGGCTTACTTTGCCGTGCAACCCCGGCCGTCCTCTGAGAAGATAGCGGCGATAGCAGAAAAATTGGACCTGAAAAAGAACGTTGTGCGAGTATGGTTTTGCAaccaaagacaaaaacaaaagcgGTTGAAGTTTTCGGCAGCCCACTGA